A genomic region of Candidatus Cloacimonas sp. contains the following coding sequences:
- a CDS encoding DUF3332 domain-containing protein, which translates to MKQLTRFVSIALLAVFILVGIFGCYGNMSLTKKVYQFNGSVGNKYVQSIVNWAFWICPVYEAAIFMDIVVFNTIEFWTGNNPLTMKDSETIIKYAEGKKGKYKLEISQNKIVVTELKNNNIMELNYEPATESWYLNSNGTKQKIGYADGQQLKLLSPSGEELSLNMN; encoded by the coding sequence ATGAAACAGCTCACTCGTTTCGTCAGCATCGCTTTATTAGCGGTATTCATCCTGGTTGGCATCTTTGGATGCTATGGTAATATGTCACTTACAAAAAAAGTGTATCAGTTTAATGGCAGCGTCGGGAATAAGTATGTTCAGAGTATCGTCAATTGGGCATTCTGGATTTGCCCAGTTTATGAAGCTGCAATTTTTATGGATATTGTTGTATTTAACACGATTGAATTTTGGACTGGCAATAATCCCTTGACGATGAAAGATTCGGAAACAATAATCAAATATGCTGAAGGCAAAAAAGGTAAATATAAGCTTGAAATCAGCCAAAACAAAATAGTTGTTACTGAACTTAAGAATAACAATATTATGGAACTTAACTATGAGCCAGCTACAGAATCTTGGTATCTGAACAGCAATGGAACAAAACAAAAAATTGGCTATGCCGACGGACAGCAATTAAAATTGCTTTCCCCTTCAGGTGAAGAACTATCTTTAAATATGAATTAA
- a CDS encoding efflux RND transporter permease subunit — translation MFLTDLSVNRPVLVTMAIMVFVVFGVLAYFSLPLNLMPDVKLPYVVVQTVYSGAGPREIESQITDPVEEAIATVSEIDFIQSYSMENVSIVLVAFKLGKNIDIANQDVKDKVDAIIRDLPDGTDRPIVMKMDITAFPIMDLVLSGNMESKDLYELADGQLKDRLAQIPGVARVSLTGGAKRQIDVRLTDKLVYENKISLSQLSGILAASNLDMPAGNFSKGTQEYSVRLKGEFQDVEAIKNTDIPTAFGVKKLSQLAAVSDTTEEVRSKAIYFNVPENIKDDNIVRLSITNASDGNVVAIAEEVTKQIPVLNKELPKGVKLEIIRDDSEFTKDTINSTLENILLGVLLTGLILFIFLHDLRSTLIVAISMPYCLISSFIFMQMFGYTFNIMTMMGLSTTVGILVSNSVVVLENIFRHRDLGNTRRQAAQIGTNEIGTAVLASTLTNIVVFLPIATMTSMVGRFFKEFAVTVTITTLFSLLTAFTITPMLASRIIPKEKRTSKWGLAFDRAFDKFGNYYAKFLSYALRSKKTSVSILLFTLLALLITVGLSFVVGMELMPNVDQSNLSVTVEMPQGTNLTQTAKTMDTIQNRVAKHSEVVHILTNLGSSGFIDTGTNLASLDIKLIDRSQRKYSANQLVDILTKELADIPNATIKVTGSSIGKLLGMGGGGRSAFEFMLEGQDNARLEELKYEVTKAIQDIPGVINLDTSSRYGRSELTLYPKRDQLATIGATVYDLALALRANVEGIVSTEYRESGNQYDIKLSLEDESVDSPDKIKNLSVIVMGKSYLISQLADVSFASGINRITHYDRYKTIIFSGDLASGYNLGNITSQIEDRLNKIKFPSGYRYQWSGNAEMLKETTTDMLRTFILAVILTYMLLAAILESFAQPILILATVPLAIIGVILSLLIAGQSLNIVSMMSIIMLVGIVVNNAILIMDYVNIKRRDGYSVHDSLMEAGKVKLKPITMSTIAIIAGMLPMAIGVGSTGAEMTRPMGIVSIGGLIVSTFLTLIIIPAFYFLTTKNIHAKNESQ, via the coding sequence ATGTTTTTAACAGATTTGTCAGTCAACAGACCTGTATTGGTCACAATGGCAATTATGGTATTCGTCGTCTTCGGGGTGCTCGCTTATTTTAGCTTGCCCCTGAACCTGATGCCGGATGTGAAATTGCCTTATGTAGTTGTTCAAACAGTTTATTCGGGAGCGGGACCACGAGAAATTGAATCTCAGATAACCGACCCGGTGGAAGAGGCAATTGCCACGGTAAGTGAAATTGATTTTATCCAGTCCTACTCAATGGAAAATGTCTCCATCGTTCTGGTTGCCTTCAAATTAGGTAAAAATATAGATATTGCCAATCAGGATGTAAAAGACAAGGTTGATGCCATTATTCGCGATTTACCTGATGGAACCGATAGGCCAATTGTTATGAAAATGGATATCACTGCTTTTCCAATTATGGACTTAGTTCTTTCCGGCAATATGGAGTCCAAAGATTTATATGAACTTGCCGATGGTCAATTGAAAGATCGTTTAGCTCAAATTCCCGGTGTTGCAAGAGTATCTTTAACCGGAGGAGCTAAACGCCAAATTGATGTTCGGCTAACCGATAAACTGGTATATGAAAATAAAATATCGCTGTCACAATTAAGCGGAATCCTTGCAGCCAGCAATCTGGATATGCCTGCAGGTAACTTTAGCAAAGGTACTCAGGAATATTCTGTCCGGTTAAAAGGAGAATTTCAGGATGTGGAAGCTATAAAAAATACCGATATACCTACAGCTTTTGGAGTAAAAAAACTTTCTCAGCTGGCAGCTGTTTCGGATACTACTGAAGAAGTTCGTTCCAAGGCAATTTATTTTAATGTGCCGGAAAATATTAAGGACGATAATATTGTTCGGTTATCTATAACTAACGCGTCCGATGGAAATGTAGTAGCCATAGCTGAAGAAGTTACCAAGCAAATTCCAGTGCTAAATAAAGAGCTTCCGAAAGGAGTGAAACTGGAAATAATCCGCGATGACAGTGAATTTACTAAAGATACTATCAATTCCACTTTGGAGAATATTTTACTTGGTGTTTTACTCACCGGATTGATTCTCTTTATCTTTTTGCACGATTTACGTTCTACCCTTATCGTAGCAATTTCAATGCCTTATTGCCTCATTTCCTCATTTATTTTTATGCAGATGTTCGGATACACTTTTAATATTATGACTATGATGGGGTTATCTACGACGGTGGGTATCCTGGTTTCTAATTCGGTTGTGGTTTTAGAAAATATTTTCCGACACAGAGATTTAGGCAATACCAGAAGACAAGCAGCCCAAATTGGAACCAATGAAATCGGAACTGCTGTTTTGGCATCCACTTTAACCAATATTGTAGTATTTTTGCCTATTGCTACGATGACTTCAATGGTGGGACGCTTCTTTAAAGAATTTGCCGTAACAGTTACGATTACTACCCTATTTTCTTTGCTCACAGCGTTTACGATTACTCCGATGCTTGCCTCCAGAATAATACCGAAAGAAAAACGGACAAGTAAATGGGGGCTGGCTTTTGATAGAGCTTTTGATAAATTCGGTAACTACTATGCCAAGTTCTTAAGCTACGCTTTACGCTCCAAAAAAACCAGTGTGAGTATTTTACTGTTTACTCTATTGGCTTTGCTAATCACTGTAGGGCTTAGTTTCGTTGTGGGTATGGAATTGATGCCGAATGTAGATCAAAGCAATCTTTCCGTAACCGTAGAAATGCCTCAGGGAACAAATCTGACCCAAACTGCCAAGACAATGGATACAATTCAAAATCGGGTAGCCAAACACTCAGAAGTAGTGCATATTCTTACTAATTTGGGTTCCAGCGGTTTTATTGATACAGGAACCAATCTTGCATCTTTGGATATCAAACTTATAGACAGAAGTCAGCGTAAATATAGTGCTAATCAATTGGTGGATATATTAACCAAAGAGCTTGCCGATATTCCTAATGCCACTATAAAAGTTACCGGCTCTTCTATCGGCAAGCTCTTGGGTATGGGAGGAGGAGGTCGTTCCGCTTTTGAATTTATGTTAGAAGGACAGGATAATGCCCGGCTGGAAGAACTGAAATATGAAGTAACCAAAGCTATTCAAGATATACCGGGCGTAATTAACCTTGATACTTCCAGCCGTTATGGCAGGTCGGAACTCACTCTTTACCCCAAAAGAGATCAGCTTGCTACTATCGGAGCCACAGTATATGATTTGGCCTTAGCTTTGCGAGCAAATGTAGAAGGAATTGTTTCCACTGAATATCGCGAGAGCGGAAATCAGTATGATATCAAACTATCTCTTGAGGACGAATCCGTGGATTCACCTGATAAGATTAAGAACTTAAGTGTGATTGTAATGGGTAAGAGTTATCTTATATCCCAATTAGCGGATGTTAGTTTTGCTTCTGGAATTAATAGAATAACGCACTATGATCGCTATAAAACTATCATTTTTTCCGGTGATTTAGCAAGCGGTTACAATTTGGGCAATATAACTTCTCAAATTGAAGACCGCTTGAATAAAATCAAGTTTCCCAGCGGATACCGTTATCAATGGAGTGGTAATGCAGAAATGTTGAAAGAAACTACAACCGATATGCTACGCACTTTTATTCTTGCGGTTATTTTAACCTATATGCTGCTAGCTGCTATTCTGGAAAGTTTTGCTCAACCTATATTAATCTTGGCAACAGTTCCTTTAGCTATTATTGGAGTAATCCTATCCCTACTTATTGCAGGACAATCGCTTAACATCGTTTCTATGATGTCTATAATAATGTTGGTTGGCATTGTCGTAAATAACGCTATATTAATAATGGACTATGTAAATATTAAACGCAGAGATGGTTATAGTGTCCACGATTCATTAATGGAGGCGGGGAAAGTGAAATTGAAGCCAATAACAATGTCTACTATAGCCATCATTGCTGGTATGTTACCTATGGCTATAGGTGTTGGAAGTACGGGAGCAGAAATGACCAGACCAATGGGTATTGTTTCCATTGGAGGGTTAATCGTTTCTACTTTCTTAACCTTAATAATTATTCCGGCTTTTTATTTCTTGACAACCAAGAATATCCATGCCAAAAATGAATCTCAATAA
- a CDS encoding NifU family protein, whose product MIEKEKIESVLNKVRPSIQADGGDVELINIREDNVIEVRLKGTCNGCPMATLTLKAGIERLIKEEIPEVVEVISV is encoded by the coding sequence ATGATTGAAAAAGAAAAAATTGAAAGCGTCTTGAATAAAGTTCGCCCCTCCATTCAAGCAGATGGAGGAGATGTGGAACTTATCAATATCCGCGAAGATAATGTGATTGAAGTTCGTTTGAAAGGAACCTGTAATGGTTGCCCGATGGCAACATTGACCTTGAAAGCGGGAATTGAACGTTTGATTAAAGAAGAAATCCCGGAAGTAGTGGAAGTAATTTCAGTGTAA
- a CDS encoding TolC family protein: MKKTFIVLSLLIIILSSGYAIDLENSIAKAKQNNKELLMAMEEIKKADESYKQVRGTAYPQLNLQGAYGLTKTYYPDSAIPDKMNISSGLDDNATDNDEYLAGVLSGIVNSMIPESPAEAGSFALQLKMEQIVYSGGKLGSGIKAGNYYRQMQRLNYKVKEQDVILQTTELFYQCLLAKKLWEVQEEGLQIARQHLQRVELFNQEGQVSEFDLLQARLGVAKLEPQVLKAENDYDLALSAFRKQIGEEESVIVPEGEFVLPEKMELSLEEATDQGLQQRTEVEVIKIGTQLKEIQYKVEKVNYLPNVALSADYSLYTATDEYAIQNDDFGHKYGISLGFQMPLFTGLTNTSKRNYARYDYQKAKLQQRDTEELITLQIKQNYQKYYHAWENHNVQSENIRLAERGLQLAQVRYDNQVGIQLEVFDAQLTLQTIKLQYYQSIYEIISADRNLKKTIGIAL, from the coding sequence ATGAAAAAGACATTCATTGTATTATCACTGCTGATAATAATTCTCAGCAGCGGATATGCCATTGACTTGGAAAATAGCATCGCCAAAGCCAAACAGAATAACAAGGAACTGTTAATGGCAATGGAAGAAATTAAGAAGGCGGATGAATCCTATAAACAGGTTCGCGGAACTGCTTATCCCCAATTGAATTTACAGGGTGCTTACGGTTTAACGAAGACCTATTATCCCGATTCCGCAATACCTGACAAGATGAATATTTCGTCCGGTTTAGATGATAATGCAACAGATAATGACGAATACCTGGCAGGAGTGCTAAGCGGGATAGTCAATTCAATGATTCCGGAATCACCGGCTGAAGCAGGTTCCTTTGCTTTGCAATTGAAGATGGAACAGATTGTTTATTCCGGTGGTAAACTTGGCAGCGGGATAAAAGCAGGCAATTATTACCGTCAAATGCAACGGTTAAATTACAAAGTTAAAGAGCAGGATGTTATTTTGCAGACCACTGAGCTCTTTTATCAGTGCTTATTGGCAAAAAAGCTGTGGGAAGTTCAGGAAGAGGGTTTGCAGATAGCCAGACAGCATTTACAAAGAGTGGAGCTTTTCAATCAGGAAGGTCAAGTTTCCGAATTTGATTTGCTGCAAGCCCGATTAGGGGTAGCCAAACTGGAACCTCAGGTTCTAAAAGCAGAAAACGATTATGATTTAGCTCTTTCCGCTTTTCGGAAACAGATTGGTGAAGAGGAAAGTGTGATAGTTCCCGAGGGGGAATTTGTGCTACCGGAAAAAATGGAACTCTCCCTGGAAGAAGCAACCGACCAGGGATTGCAACAAAGAACGGAAGTAGAAGTAATCAAGATTGGCACCCAGCTGAAAGAAATACAATACAAGGTGGAAAAGGTAAATTATCTGCCCAATGTTGCTCTGAGTGCTGATTATTCATTATATACAGCAACGGATGAATATGCAATCCAGAACGATGATTTCGGGCATAAATACGGTATCAGTTTGGGCTTTCAGATGCCCTTATTCACTGGCTTAACGAATACTTCCAAAAGGAATTATGCCCGTTACGATTATCAAAAAGCAAAACTGCAACAAAGAGATACGGAAGAACTGATTACTCTGCAGATTAAGCAGAATTACCAAAAGTATTATCACGCTTGGGAAAATCATAATGTGCAAAGTGAAAACATCCGTTTAGCAGAGCGCGGGTTACAATTGGCTCAAGTGCGCTATGATAATCAAGTTGGCATTCAGCTGGAAGTGTTTGATGCCCAATTAACTTTACAAACCATTAAATTACAATACTACCAATCAATCTACGAGATTATCTCGGCAGATAGAAACCTTAAAAAAACAATCGGTATTGCCCTATAA
- a CDS encoding efflux RND transporter periplasmic adaptor subunit, which produces MKRYLIILTALIVILISACGKKQEAGKSMEQIYSEEGVPIRQTTVEPTTFSQNLLYNATLSGMEETTVQAMVSEVITRINAKVGDRVTKDQIIICFPQNTPSAQYEQASTAFNSIKTTLERMQRLFNQGAISQQDLDNVETQYKVAKANLETSDKMINVRAPISGIITAVYVNPSDKVYPGKDLFTIASTNGYKALIMVPDTEINKIKKGARATATWLETTISGRVTEIPLAMDNATKAFRVEVSFPGMNKKISYGVTAEISIEVLSKPNTIVVERQQIVSENGSKYVWVNQDGKAVKKEITTGLDNTIAFEVTSGLNPGDILITEGINMLTDGAKLRVIE; this is translated from the coding sequence ATGAAAAGATATTTAATTATTCTAACAGCCCTGATAGTGATACTTATTTCTGCCTGCGGTAAGAAACAGGAAGCGGGAAAAAGTATGGAACAAATTTATAGCGAGGAAGGAGTTCCGATTCGTCAGACAACAGTGGAACCAACCACCTTCAGCCAAAATCTGCTTTACAATGCTACTTTAAGCGGAATGGAAGAAACAACTGTTCAAGCAATGGTTTCGGAAGTGATTACCAGAATCAATGCCAAAGTTGGAGATAGAGTGACAAAAGACCAAATTATCATCTGTTTTCCGCAAAATACTCCTTCGGCTCAGTATGAACAAGCATCAACAGCTTTTAACAGCATTAAAACAACTTTAGAAAGGATGCAACGCTTATTTAACCAGGGAGCTATCAGTCAGCAGGATTTGGATAATGTAGAAACGCAGTATAAAGTAGCCAAAGCAAATCTGGAAACCAGCGATAAGATGATAAATGTGCGAGCTCCGATAAGCGGAATTATAACTGCTGTCTATGTGAATCCCAGTGATAAAGTTTATCCTGGAAAAGACCTGTTTACGATTGCCTCCACCAATGGCTACAAAGCCCTGATTATGGTTCCTGATACAGAAATTAATAAAATTAAGAAAGGTGCAAGAGCCACTGCCACCTGGCTGGAGACCACAATTTCCGGACGAGTAACGGAAATTCCTTTGGCTATGGATAATGCTACTAAAGCATTCAGGGTGGAGGTTAGCTTCCCCGGAATGAATAAGAAAATCAGCTATGGCGTAACAGCTGAAATTTCTATTGAAGTTCTAAGTAAACCCAATACGATAGTTGTAGAGAGACAACAAATTGTAAGTGAAAACGGCAGTAAGTATGTTTGGGTAAATCAAGACGGGAAAGCTGTGAAGAAAGAAATTACTACAGGATTGGATAACACTATAGCTTTTGAAGTTACCAGTGGGCTTAATCCGGGTGATATTCTCATAACCGAAGGTATCAATATGTTAACTGATGGCGCAAAACTACGCGTCATAGAATAA
- a CDS encoding TetR/AcrR family transcriptional regulator, with translation MSVTQNKRKLILDIATQLFTRFGFAKTSLDEIATAAQIAKGTVYYYFPSKEDLFVASVEAKTREYFAMLRKHLNSIEGFEKKLTEFLSFPIKLIYENMPILIECLINIPQSYQEQLIQYRAQSREVMIQILSEIIQLGKNEDLIDERFPEDRLCEVITDWFIMGEPGLKILDVPRLLNLIERDNEFIIKMLLYGIVKRG, from the coding sequence ATGAGTGTTACTCAGAACAAGAGAAAGTTGATATTGGATATAGCTACACAGCTATTCACCCGATTCGGCTTTGCTAAGACCTCACTGGATGAAATTGCTACCGCTGCACAGATAGCCAAGGGGACGGTATATTATTACTTTCCCAGTAAAGAAGACCTTTTTGTGGCTTCTGTAGAAGCAAAAACACGCGAGTATTTTGCTATGCTTCGGAAGCATCTTAATTCCATAGAAGGTTTTGAAAAAAAGCTGACGGAATTTTTAAGTTTTCCCATCAAACTCATTTATGAGAATATGCCCATATTGATTGAGTGCTTAATCAATATTCCGCAAAGTTATCAGGAACAATTGATTCAGTACCGAGCCCAAAGCAGGGAAGTGATGATACAGATTCTATCAGAAATTATCCAGCTGGGAAAAAATGAAGATTTGATAGATGAGCGTTTTCCTGAAGACCGGCTTTGTGAAGTGATAACGGACTGGTTTATAATGGGTGAACCAGGTTTGAAAATTTTGGATGTGCCCCGCTTATTAAATTTAATTGAGCGGGATAACGAGTTTATTATCAAGATGCTACTCTATGGAATTGTAAAACGAGGTTAA
- a CDS encoding SBBP repeat-containing protein, which translates to MDGKNGNIKRPERIAVFTEHYYVYLNKAKQITISLSTEHKYTYFNPVFDDYQAKEKTLREDTVKKTYLLFILALCTIALFAQNEDWLWAKQAGGTSSDVSYNIAVDANGNSYVTGCFSGSANFGSTILTSSGSSDIFVAKMDSNKNYLWAKQAGGTDFESGNSIAVDANGNSYVTGCFYSSSITFGTTTLTSCGSCDIFVAKLDSNGNWLWAKQAGGTSDDYGWSIAVDANGNSYVNGQFKSSSCSFGTITLTNSGSGYNDIFVAKLDSNGNWFWAKKAGGTSNDGGNSIAVDANGNSYVTGCFYSSATFGTTTLNSSGENDIFIAKLDSNGNWLWAKQAGGTSYDSGCSIAVDANGNSYVTGYFYSSATFGSTTLTSSGYWDIFVAKLDNNGNWLWAKQAGGTSDDFSSSISFYANGNSYVTGSFYGSATFGTTTLTSSGENDIFIAKLDSNGNWLWAKQAGGTSYDYGYGIAVDANGNCYVTGCFYSSATFGATTLTGSGDFDIFVAKLGEGNSISLPDIISFNGIRSIYPNPFNPLTTINYEISKPADVKIEVYNNRGQLVRSFAFGYKKQGSYKLTWEGEDNNGCLCSSGIYYIRMQAGKENYIKKAVLLK; encoded by the coding sequence ATGGATGGAAAAAATGGTAATATTAAAAGACCAGAACGCATTGCCGTATTTACCGAACATTATTATGTTTATCTTAACAAAGCCAAGCAGATTACTATTTCTCTTTCTACAGAACATAAATATACCTATTTTAACCCTGTATTTGATGATTATCAAGCAAAAGAAAAAACTCTACGGGAGGATACCGTGAAAAAGACATATCTACTTTTTATCTTAGCTCTCTGCACAATAGCTCTCTTTGCCCAAAATGAGGATTGGCTCTGGGCAAAACAAGCCGGGGGAACAAGTAGTGATGTAAGTTATAACATTGCTGTTGATGCCAACGGAAATAGCTATGTAACAGGTTGTTTTTCTGGTAGTGCTAACTTTGGTTCTACTATATTAACCAGCAGTGGAAGCTCTGATATCTTTGTTGCTAAGATGGATAGCAATAAGAACTATCTCTGGGCTAAGCAAGCAGGGGGAACAGATTTTGAATCTGGCAATAGCATTGCTGTTGATGCCAACGGAAACAGCTATGTTACCGGTTGTTTTTATAGTAGTAGTATTACCTTTGGCACTACTACTTTAACCAGCTGTGGTAGTTGTGATATCTTTGTTGCTAAGCTGGATAGCAACGGTAACTGGCTCTGGGCAAAACAAGCCGGGGGAACAAGTGATGATTATGGCTGGAGTATTGCTGTTGATGCCAATGGAAACAGCTATGTTAACGGTCAGTTTAAAAGTAGTAGTTGTTCATTCGGCACTATAACTTTAACAAATAGTGGTAGTGGTTATAATGATATCTTTGTTGCCAAGCTGGACAGTAACGGTAACTGGTTCTGGGCTAAGAAAGCAGGAGGAACAAGTAATGATGGGGGCAATAGCATTGCTGTTGATGCTAATGGAAACAGCTATGTTACAGGTTGTTTTTATAGTAGTGCTACCTTCGGCACTACTACCTTAAACAGCAGTGGAGAGAACGATATCTTTATTGCCAAGCTGGATAGTAATGGTAACTGGCTCTGGGCAAAGCAAGCAGGAGGAACAAGTTATGATTCAGGTTGTAGTATTGCTGTTGATGCTAATGGAAACAGCTATGTTACAGGTTATTTTTATAGTAGTGCTACCTTTGGTTCTACTACATTAACCAGCAGTGGATATTGGGATATCTTTGTTGCCAAGCTGGATAATAACGGTAACTGGCTCTGGGCAAAACAAGCCGGGGGAACAAGTGATGATTTTAGTAGTAGTATTTCTTTTTATGCCAACGGAAATAGCTATGTGACTGGTTCTTTTTATGGTAGTGCTACCTTCGGCACTACTACCTTAACAAGCAGTGGAGAGAACGATATCTTTATTGCCAAGCTGGATAGTAACGGTAATTGGCTCTGGGCAAAGCAAGCCGGGGGAACAAGTTATGATTATGGCTATGGCATTGCTGTTGATGCCAATGGAAACTGCTATGTTACAGGTTGTTTTTATAGTAGTGCTACCTTCGGAGCTACTACCTTAACCGGTAGTGGGGATTTTGACATCTTTGTTGCTAAATTAGGAGAAGGAAATAGTATAAGTTTACCTGATATTATATCCTTTAATGGTATCCGTTCTATCTACCCTAATCCGTTTAATCCCCTTACGACTATTAACTATGAAATTAGTAAACCCGCAGATGTGAAAATTGAGGTCTATAATAACCGGGGGCAATTAGTGCGTAGTTTTGCATTTGGATATAAAAAGCAGGGAAGTTATAAACTAACTTGGGAAGGAGAGGATAATAATGGCTGCTTGTGCAGTTCCGGTATTTACTACATTAGAATGCAGGCGGGAAAGGAAAATTATATCAAGAAAGCAGTCCTATTGAAATAA